A genomic region of Ehrlichia japonica contains the following coding sequences:
- a CDS encoding J domain-containing protein, with amino-acid sequence MWFIFSVIFSIIGIIFVLPIIGLLIFLLLKRNSIISMSEIMASTLNKVMNEVNTYNHSKSTSSSLSKEEALEILGLEKNATQEQINAAYHKLMKSIHPDKGGSPYLAQKLNAARDTLLD; translated from the coding sequence ATGTGGTTTATCTTTTCAGTAATATTCTCTATAATAGGCATTATATTTGTATTGCCAATTATTGGATTGCTTATATTTCTACTATTAAAAAGGAATAGCATAATCAGCATGAGTGAAATAATGGCTTCCACTTTGAATAAAGTAATGAATGAAGTAAACACGTATAATCATTCAAAAAGTACAAGCAGTAGCCTATCTAAGGAAGAAGCACTAGAAATACTAGGGTTAGAAAAAAATGCAACTCAAGAACAGATCAACGCAGCTTATCATAAATTAATGAAATCTATACATCCAGATAAGGGAGGATCACCTTACTTAGCACAAAAACTAAACGCAGCACGTGATACATTATTAGACTAA
- the gltX gene encoding glutamate--tRNA ligase, giving the protein MIMITRFAPSPTGYLHVGNVRTALICWLYARKRNGRFLLRFDDTDVQRSKDEYIKEINNDLLWLNIDWDSSFRQSSRFGRYEDVFSYLLKEGFIYPCYETKEELEFKRKMKLKSGLPPIYDRNALNLTQAEKNKYFGRAPYFRFKIDQDRLISWNDEIRGKVSFDSENISDPIIRRADGTYTYMLPSIIDDMDFNVTHIIRGEDHISNTAVQIHMLHALGASIPMFSHLSLLYSDDNKISKRIGGSSVKDMQSYGLEPMAINSYFAKIGTSNPVSVHTRMLELVDSFDITTFNQAPTKFNMDDILKLNPKVLHSMSFDDVENRLRLLNITSSDFWHFVCGNIEKFSDVEQWVKVCSKDMVPVVREDDRDFIMLALNMLPQGEVYGNTWNTWISNIKQHTDRRAKNLFVPLRLALTGLSTGPELARLLPLIGRTEIVRRLSYSVTQ; this is encoded by the coding sequence TTGATTATGATTACACGTTTTGCTCCAAGTCCGACAGGTTATCTTCATGTTGGGAATGTTAGAACAGCTTTAATCTGTTGGTTATATGCTCGTAAACGAAATGGTAGATTTTTATTGAGGTTTGATGATACTGATGTTCAAAGATCAAAAGACGAGTATATAAAAGAAATAAATAATGATTTGCTATGGTTAAATATAGATTGGGATTCTAGTTTTAGGCAATCTTCTAGGTTCGGTCGTTATGAAGATGTCTTTAGTTATCTATTAAAGGAAGGCTTTATATATCCTTGTTATGAAACTAAGGAAGAGTTAGAGTTTAAAAGAAAAATGAAGTTAAAGTCAGGATTACCACCTATCTATGATAGGAATGCATTAAATTTAACTCAAGCAGAGAAGAATAAATATTTTGGAAGAGCGCCGTACTTTAGGTTTAAAATAGACCAAGACCGATTAATAAGTTGGAATGATGAAATACGTGGGAAAGTATCATTCGACTCAGAAAATATTAGTGATCCAATTATTAGGAGAGCTGATGGAACATATACTTACATGTTGCCATCTATAATAGATGATATGGATTTTAATGTTACTCATATAATTCGAGGAGAAGATCATATAAGTAATACAGCAGTTCAAATACACATGTTACATGCTTTAGGGGCTAGTATCCCTATGTTTTCACATTTATCTTTACTATACTCTGACGATAATAAAATATCTAAAAGGATTGGTGGTTCTAGTGTAAAAGATATGCAATCTTATGGATTAGAACCCATGGCTATTAATAGTTATTTTGCTAAAATAGGGACTTCTAATCCAGTAAGTGTACATACAAGAATGCTTGAACTGGTAGATTCTTTTGATATTACTACTTTTAATCAGGCTCCGACTAAATTTAATATGGATGATATATTGAAGTTAAATCCTAAAGTATTACATAGTATGTCTTTTGACGATGTTGAAAATAGGTTACGACTGTTAAATATAACTTCTTCAGACTTTTGGCATTTTGTTTGTGGAAATATAGAGAAGTTCTCTGATGTTGAGCAATGGGTAAAAGTTTGTAGTAAAGACATGGTCCCTGTTGTTAGAGAAGATGATAGAGATTTTATAATGTTAGCACTAAATATGCTACCTCAAGGGGAAGTTTATGGTAATACTTGGAACACATGGATTTCTAATATAAAGCAGCATACTGATCGTAGAGCTAAAAATTTATTTGTTCCTTTGCGATTAGCGTTGACTGGATTATCTACAGGTCCAGAACTTGCTAGATTATTACCTTTAATTGGTAGAACGGAGATTGTACGTAGGCTTAGTTATTCTGTAACGCAATAA
- the rho gene encoding transcription termination factor Rho has product MSESEDIVLDKEEDKVVEVGVQEEIIEERTDDQVSVQEVKVLDLSELKKKTIEDLLKIAEDLGVVSNGRMLKQEIIFHLMKKVVSDGGAAIGGGVVEILSDGFGFLRSPEANYAASGDDVYISAGQIKKFNLRTGDIVSGEIRAPSEKERYFTLVKAHSINFTDMAKLQRYVHFDDLIPLYPEERILLECNDPISLSKKDISMRVIDIVAPLGKGQRALIVAPPRAGKTIILQQIAHSISVNHPDIELIVLLIGERPEEVTDMCRSVKGEVVSSTFDEPGYRHVQLAEIVIEKAKRMVEHKKNVVILLDSITRLARAYNSVIPSSGKVLTGGVDSNALQRPKRFFGAARNIENGGSLTIIATALVETGSKMDEVIFEEFKGTGNCEIILDRKISDKRVYPAIDISKSGTRKEDMLIDNVCLKKVWLLRRLLSSMGSVEAMEFLRDKLSITKDNNEFFDMMNS; this is encoded by the coding sequence ATGTCGGAATCAGAAGATATTGTATTAGATAAAGAAGAGGATAAAGTAGTAGAAGTGGGGGTACAAGAAGAAATAATAGAGGAGAGAACAGATGATCAGGTATCAGTACAAGAAGTAAAGGTATTGGATTTAAGTGAATTAAAAAAGAAAACTATAGAAGATCTGTTAAAAATAGCAGAAGATCTTGGAGTAGTAAGTAATGGTAGAATGCTGAAACAAGAGATAATCTTTCACTTGATGAAAAAAGTAGTAAGTGATGGAGGTGCAGCAATAGGAGGAGGGGTAGTAGAAATATTATCTGATGGTTTTGGATTCTTAAGATCTCCTGAAGCAAATTATGCTGCAAGTGGTGATGATGTATATATTTCTGCAGGACAGATAAAGAAGTTTAATTTAAGAACAGGTGATATAGTAAGTGGAGAAATAAGAGCTCCAAGCGAGAAAGAAAGATATTTTACATTAGTAAAAGCACACAGCATAAACTTTACGGATATGGCAAAATTACAAAGATATGTGCACTTTGATGATTTAATTCCTCTATATCCAGAAGAAAGAATATTATTAGAATGTAATGATCCTATTAGCTTAAGTAAAAAAGATATAAGCATGAGGGTGATAGATATAGTTGCTCCTTTAGGGAAAGGACAGAGAGCCCTGATAGTTGCGCCACCAAGAGCTGGAAAAACAATAATATTACAACAAATAGCACATTCAATATCTGTGAATCATCCAGATATAGAATTAATAGTTTTACTCATAGGTGAAAGACCAGAAGAAGTTACAGATATGTGTAGATCGGTAAAAGGCGAAGTAGTAAGCTCTACATTTGATGAACCTGGATATAGACATGTACAGCTTGCAGAAATTGTAATTGAAAAAGCAAAAAGGATGGTAGAACATAAAAAGAATGTTGTGATATTGCTTGATTCAATTACAAGATTAGCAAGAGCATATAACTCAGTGATACCATCCTCAGGAAAAGTATTAACTGGTGGAGTGGATTCTAATGCTTTACAGAGACCAAAAAGATTCTTTGGAGCAGCAAGAAATATAGAGAATGGAGGATCATTAACAATAATAGCGACAGCACTGGTTGAAACTGGGTCAAAAATGGATGAAGTGATATTTGAAGAGTTCAAAGGAACAGGAAATTGTGAAATAATATTAGACAGAAAAATATCTGATAAAAGAGTATATCCAGCAATAGACATTTCAAAATCTGGTACAAGAAAAGAAGATATGTTAATAGATAATGTATGTTTGAAGAAAGTATGGTTATTAAGAAGATTGCTATCATCAATGGGTTCTGTTGAAGCAATGGAGTTCTTGAGAGATAAATTATCCATAACTAAGGATAATAATGAGTTCTTTGATATGATGAATAGTTGA
- the hslU gene encoding ATP-dependent protease ATPase subunit HslU: MFVTPNNKLKLNDDTANTTDALNNGQAGYALLKSENTTNTAACEDGTNLDVDDSYSSQELTPQQITQELDRFIIGQSDAKRAVAIALRNRWRRNRVPEPLREEIIPKNILMIGHTGIGKTEIARRLAKLAKAPFIKVEATKFTEIGYVGRDVDSIIRDLVDVAINLVKEKFRKIVEKKAKTLSENIILDALIGADASQETKTIFQNKLRNGEFENSEISISIKESKNVIPSIDLPNIPGSQVGIMNINEIVHKMLGNNKQLKTIKVTVKEARELLINEESEKLMDEDKIIKEALQLASNDGIVFLDEIDKIAARTEIRGEVNREGVQRDLLPLLEGTSVTTKYGTITTDHILFIASGAFHLAKPSDLLPELQGRLPIRVELKPLSKDDLVRILTEPESSLLKQYCALMRTENITIDFTDEGVSTIAEIASTVNREVENIGARRLHTILEKLMEDISYTATENSGKTYVIDSEYVKKKLEDISKQLDLSKFIL; the protein is encoded by the coding sequence ATGTTTGTCACACCAAATAATAAACTCAAACTAAATGATGATACAGCAAATACAACAGATGCCCTAAATAATGGACAAGCTGGTTACGCACTACTAAAAAGCGAAAATACTACTAATACAGCAGCCTGTGAAGATGGAACAAATTTAGATGTAGATGACTCATATAGCTCTCAAGAACTAACTCCTCAACAAATTACACAAGAACTAGACAGGTTTATTATAGGACAATCAGACGCAAAACGTGCTGTGGCTATTGCCTTAAGAAATCGCTGGCGCCGTAATAGAGTACCTGAACCATTAAGAGAAGAGATTATTCCTAAAAACATTTTAATGATAGGACATACAGGTATTGGCAAAACAGAAATAGCTCGTAGACTAGCAAAACTTGCAAAAGCCCCTTTTATAAAAGTTGAGGCTACCAAATTTACTGAAATAGGATATGTAGGTAGAGATGTAGATTCTATTATACGTGACTTAGTTGATGTAGCTATTAACCTAGTAAAAGAAAAGTTTCGTAAAATTGTAGAGAAAAAAGCAAAAACTTTATCAGAAAATATAATTCTTGATGCATTGATTGGAGCTGATGCAAGTCAAGAAACAAAAACCATCTTCCAAAACAAGCTAAGAAATGGTGAATTTGAAAATTCTGAGATTTCAATATCTATCAAAGAAAGTAAAAATGTAATCCCCTCCATTGATCTTCCTAATATTCCAGGAAGTCAAGTTGGCATTATGAACATCAACGAGATTGTACATAAAATGTTAGGAAATAATAAACAACTCAAAACCATAAAAGTTACTGTAAAAGAGGCAAGAGAACTGCTGATTAATGAAGAAAGTGAAAAATTAATGGATGAGGATAAGATAATAAAGGAAGCTTTGCAACTAGCAAGTAATGATGGTATTGTGTTCCTAGATGAAATAGATAAAATTGCAGCTCGTACAGAAATCAGAGGAGAAGTTAACAGAGAAGGTGTACAAAGAGACCTTCTACCGTTGCTTGAAGGAACAAGTGTAACAACAAAATATGGCACTATTACAACCGATCATATTTTATTCATAGCATCTGGAGCATTTCACCTGGCTAAGCCTTCTGATTTATTACCTGAATTGCAGGGACGTCTTCCTATAAGAGTAGAGCTTAAACCACTTAGTAAAGATGATTTAGTGCGGATTCTAACTGAACCAGAATCAAGTTTATTAAAGCAATACTGTGCATTAATGAGAACTGAAAATATTACCATTGACTTCACTGATGAAGGAGTATCTACTATAGCTGAAATAGCATCCACAGTTAACAGAGAAGTTGAAAACATTGGAGCTCGTAGATTACACACCATTTTAGAAAAACTAATGGAAGATATCAGCTATACTGCAACAGAAAATAGTGGTAAAACATACGTCATCGATAGCGAATATGTAAAGAAGAAACTGGAAGATATTTCAAAGCAATTAGATTTATCGAAATTTATACTATAA
- the ubiE gene encoding bifunctional demethylmenaquinone methyltransferase/2-methoxy-6-polyprenyl-1,4-benzoquinol methylase UbiE, with translation MHERSKFVNQVFTSVAPRYDLMNDIMSFGLHRLWKNKVIQNIISGSLLDVASGTGDIAIKVAKNKQNVDITVCDINPKMLNHGRDNAINANVLNLKWVCGNAEQLPFPDNSFEYYTISFGIRNVSYRHLALNEAYRVLKQGGKFICLEFSPLKESHPLYKLYDFYSFNIIPNIGQVVAKDKASYQYLVDSISKFPYQEDFAQEIENSNFTQIKYTNLCFGIVTLYTAWKT, from the coding sequence ATGCATGAAAGATCAAAGTTTGTTAATCAAGTTTTTACTTCAGTAGCTCCTCGTTACGATTTAATGAACGATATAATGAGCTTTGGTCTGCACAGGCTATGGAAAAATAAAGTAATTCAGAACATCATTAGTGGAAGTTTACTTGATGTTGCATCCGGTACTGGAGATATAGCTATAAAAGTAGCAAAAAACAAACAAAATGTAGATATAACAGTGTGTGATATTAATCCTAAAATGTTAAATCATGGAAGAGACAATGCTATCAATGCAAACGTATTAAATCTCAAATGGGTATGTGGTAATGCAGAACAACTACCATTTCCAGACAATAGTTTCGAATATTATACAATTTCCTTTGGCATACGTAATGTTTCTTACAGACATCTTGCATTAAACGAAGCATATAGAGTCCTTAAGCAAGGAGGAAAATTCATATGTCTAGAGTTTTCTCCCTTAAAAGAAAGTCATCCTCTTTACAAATTATATGACTTTTATTCATTCAATATTATCCCTAACATAGGGCAAGTAGTAGCAAAAGATAAGGCTTCATATCAATACTTAGTAGATAGTATAAGCAAATTTCCATATCAAGAAGATTTTGCACAAGAAATTGAAAACTCTAATTTTACCCAAATAAAATATACTAATTTATGTTTTGGTATAGTTACATTATATACTGCTTGGAAAACATAA
- the metG gene encoding methionine--tRNA ligase produces the protein MNNIYITTPIYYVNDVPHVGHVYTSLICDIIARFMRLGGCNVKFITGTDEHGQKIEKAAQERNMSLVHFTDNTSAVFKQLADVMNYSYDDFIRTTEVRHQRAVVALWQRLCDNGAIYLGSYSGWYAVRDETFYQEKELVDGKAPTGAEVEWIEEPSYFFRLSDFQERLLSFYAENPDFVTPKCRYNEVISFVKSGLKDLSISRQNVSWGIKVPNDDKHVIYVWVDALTNYLTGLGFPDINHKDYQAYWAGDNSFVLQVVGKDILRFHAVYWPAILMAADLPLPKKILTHGWWTNEGQKISKSLGNVIRPFDLVEEFGVDQLRYFLIKEMPIGNDGDFKRSSLINCINYDLANNIGNLVQRTISLLYKECGGVIPTISNDLLRDEEVLPNYQDILERVRDCVMHYNLNGMIHIIEQLSSTANEYITVRAPWKLSKSDSRVMKAVLYKLLEYIKCIGLLLQPIMPKLSSKILDQIGLPECNRDFSKFSIPVSMNTTLPKPEPIFAKIV, from the coding sequence TGGAACAGATGAACATGGACAAAAAATAGAAAAAGCAGCTCAAGAACGTAATATGTCATTGGTACACTTCACTGATAATACGAGTGCTGTATTTAAACAATTAGCTGATGTTATGAACTATAGTTATGATGACTTTATTCGTACAACAGAGGTGAGACATCAAAGAGCTGTTGTAGCTTTGTGGCAGCGTTTATGTGATAATGGAGCAATATATTTAGGTAGTTATTCTGGTTGGTATGCAGTAAGAGATGAAACATTTTATCAAGAAAAAGAATTAGTTGATGGTAAAGCTCCTACAGGGGCTGAGGTAGAATGGATAGAAGAACCGAGTTATTTCTTTCGATTATCAGATTTTCAAGAAAGATTATTAAGTTTTTATGCAGAGAATCCTGATTTTGTTACTCCTAAATGTCGATATAATGAGGTCATATCATTTGTTAAATCAGGGTTGAAAGATCTTTCTATATCAAGGCAGAATGTTTCATGGGGAATAAAAGTACCAAATGATGACAAACATGTTATTTATGTCTGGGTTGATGCTTTAACAAATTATCTGACAGGGTTAGGATTCCCTGATATTAACCATAAAGATTATCAAGCTTATTGGGCAGGTGATAATAGTTTTGTTTTACAAGTTGTCGGAAAAGATATATTGAGATTTCATGCTGTGTACTGGCCTGCTATTCTAATGGCAGCTGACTTACCTTTACCTAAAAAAATCTTAACTCATGGTTGGTGGACTAATGAAGGACAAAAAATCTCTAAATCTTTAGGTAATGTTATAAGACCTTTTGATTTGGTAGAAGAGTTTGGAGTTGATCAATTGAGATATTTTTTAATTAAAGAAATGCCAATAGGGAACGATGGAGATTTTAAAAGAAGCAGTCTTATTAATTGTATAAATTATGATTTAGCAAATAATATAGGGAATCTTGTACAGAGGACTATCTCTCTGTTGTACAAAGAGTGTGGAGGAGTTATACCAACAATAAGTAATGATTTGTTACGTGATGAGGAAGTTCTACCAAATTATCAAGATATTCTTGAAAGAGTTAGGGATTGTGTTATGCATTATAATTTAAATGGGATGATACATATTATAGAACAGTTATCTTCTACAGCCAATGAATATATTACAGTGAGAGCACCATGGAAATTATCTAAAAGTGATTCTAGAGTTATGAAAGCAGTATTATATAAATTGCTTGAATATATTAAATGTATAGGATTACTGTTACAACCTATAATGCCTAAGTTATCATCCAAGATATTGGATCAAATTGGATTACCAGAATGTAATCGTGACTTTAGTAAATTTTCTATACCTGTGAGTATGAATACAACTTTACCAAAACCAGAACCTATTTTTGCAAAGATTGTGTAA
- a CDS encoding DUF2628 domain-containing protein: MQSFIIYKHQKKINTSDSIVFVQDRFSFMAFIFSVFFTLYNKLWLLSFISISVFTGIYIMYHMLNFISFPTYLSINLLYIFYMALSYPDWYQAKLKNMGYRIHDIIFAESLLSAKLKFKR; the protein is encoded by the coding sequence ATGCAATCTTTCATTATATATAAACACCAAAAAAAAATTAATACTTCAGATAGCATAGTGTTTGTACAAGATAGATTTTCATTCATGGCATTTATATTCTCAGTTTTTTTTACACTCTATAATAAACTGTGGCTTTTATCATTCATCTCAATTTCCGTATTTACTGGAATCTACATAATGTATCACATGCTAAATTTTATTAGTTTCCCCACTTATTTATCAATTAATCTGTTATACATATTCTATATGGCGTTATCCTACCCTGATTGGTATCAAGCAAAATTGAAAAACATGGGATACAGGATACATGATATAATATTTGCAGAAAGCCTACTCTCTGCAAAACTAAAATTTAAGAGATAA
- the hslV gene encoding ATP-dependent protease subunit HslV: MEHKDNSIMYGTTILCIRRDNKVIIAGDGQVSLGHTVVKNSAKKIKRLANDTVITGFAGATADAFTLFERLESKLEKHPGQLLRACVELAKDWRMDRYLRRLEAMMIVADKSISLIISGNGDVLEPENGIAAIGSGGNYALAAAKALCESNDQFSQNMTLEYIIATAMKIASEICIYTNNNIIMEKIED, from the coding sequence ATGGAACACAAAGATAATAGTATAATGTATGGAACCACTATTTTATGTATTCGCAGAGACAATAAAGTGATAATTGCAGGAGATGGACAGGTATCTTTAGGACATACTGTAGTAAAAAATTCAGCAAAAAAAATAAAACGTTTAGCTAATGACACAGTAATCACAGGATTTGCAGGTGCAACAGCAGATGCTTTTACCTTGTTTGAAAGATTAGAAAGTAAACTAGAGAAACACCCTGGACAACTGCTTCGCGCATGTGTAGAATTAGCAAAAGATTGGAGAATGGACAGATATCTGCGCAGGTTAGAGGCAATGATGATTGTCGCAGATAAGTCAATATCTCTAATAATATCAGGCAACGGAGATGTTTTAGAACCAGAAAATGGGATTGCAGCTATTGGATCAGGAGGCAATTACGCATTGGCAGCAGCAAAAGCTTTATGCGAATCTAATGATCAATTTTCTCAAAATATGACTTTAGAATACATAATTGCTACTGCAATGAAAATAGCTTCTGAAATATGTATTTATACAAATAACAATATTATTATGGAAAAAATAGAGGATTAA
- a CDS encoding thiazole synthase, with protein sequence MLNLYDILLKSRLLLGSAMYPSPAILYESIQLSGTEVVTVSLSRQMPSENGGSDFWNIIKKSGCHILPNTAGCCTVNDAVLMSQMAREIFGTNWVKLELIGDEYTLYPDLVLLCEATKELISQGFEVFPYCTDDLVVCKRLINYGCRVLMPGVAPIGSGCGVLNMYNLKLLRNRFPDITIIADAGIGRPSDAAMIMEIGFDAVLLNTAIARSVIPQDMSRAFKYAVEAGHIAYNAGIIHKKDFAVSSTPLIDTPFWYNTSS encoded by the coding sequence ATGTTGAATTTGTATGATATATTGTTGAAAAGCAGGTTACTATTAGGCTCTGCTATGTATCCATCTCCTGCTATTTTATATGAATCAATTCAGCTTTCTGGTACTGAGGTGGTAACAGTATCCTTGTCTAGACAAATGCCCTCTGAAAATGGTGGTAGTGATTTTTGGAATATAATTAAAAAAAGTGGATGTCATATTTTACCTAATACTGCTGGATGTTGTACAGTGAATGATGCGGTATTGATGTCTCAGATGGCAAGAGAGATTTTTGGTACTAATTGGGTTAAGTTAGAGCTGATAGGGGATGAGTATACTCTATATCCAGATTTAGTCTTATTATGTGAAGCAACAAAAGAATTAATTAGTCAGGGATTTGAGGTGTTTCCTTATTGTACAGATGATTTAGTTGTTTGTAAGAGATTAATAAATTATGGATGTCGTGTATTAATGCCAGGAGTGGCTCCAATAGGTTCTGGATGTGGTGTACTTAATATGTATAATTTAAAATTATTAAGGAATAGGTTTCCGGACATAACAATTATAGCTGATGCCGGTATAGGTAGGCCATCTGATGCAGCCATGATAATGGAAATTGGCTTTGATGCTGTACTTCTTAATACTGCTATTGCAAGGTCTGTTATTCCTCAAGATATGTCTCGTGCTTTCAAATATGCTGTAGAAGCTGGCCATATAGCTTATAATGCTGGTATTATACATAAGAAAGATTTTGCTGTATCTAGTACACCACTGATTGATACACCTTTTTGGTATAATACTTCTAGTTAA
- the thiS gene encoding sulfur carrier protein ThiS: MNIGSVLITIVINQKKMLFESRLTLSEILNECGYNTDLPFAVAVNKSLVVRDKYNSTYLNNGDIVDIVYPMQGG, encoded by the coding sequence TTGAATATAGGTAGCGTATTGATTACTATTGTTATTAATCAAAAAAAAATGTTATTTGAGTCAAGGCTGACGCTCAGTGAGATTTTAAATGAATGCGGCTATAATACTGACTTACCATTTGCTGTGGCAGTAAATAAAAGTTTGGTGGTAAGAGATAAATATAACAGTACTTACTTAAATAATGGAGATATTGTTGATATAGTGTATCCTATGCAAGGTGGATAA
- a CDS encoding NifU family protein, which produces MFIQIEETPNPDTLKFMPGVPVNNGKVSEFVDSVTAESSPLATALFKVEYVRGVFFGGDFVSVTKSSDIEWDVLKPEVLTVIMDFLTLNSDNATSDFDEEEMEEFFDEKDVEMVERIKELINNYVKPAVMQDGGDIKFKGYSNGIVFVKLRGACSGCPSASITLKEGIYNMLSYYIPDIQGVESIQ; this is translated from the coding sequence ATGTTTATACAAATCGAGGAAACTCCAAATCCTGATACTTTAAAATTTATGCCAGGTGTTCCTGTTAATAATGGTAAGGTTAGTGAATTTGTTGATAGTGTTACAGCTGAAAGTTCTCCTCTTGCAACAGCATTGTTCAAAGTTGAATATGTAAGAGGTGTATTTTTTGGAGGTGATTTTGTATCAGTGACTAAATCTAGTGATATTGAGTGGGATGTTTTGAAACCAGAAGTTCTAACTGTGATTATGGATTTTCTAACACTTAATTCAGATAATGCCACATCAGATTTTGATGAAGAAGAGATGGAAGAATTTTTCGATGAAAAAGATGTTGAGATGGTTGAGAGGATTAAAGAATTAATAAATAATTATGTGAAACCAGCTGTTATGCAAGATGGTGGAGATATAAAATTTAAAGGATATAGTAATGGTATTGTTTTTGTAAAATTAAGGGGAGCATGTTCAGGATGTCCAAGTGCTTCAATTACTTTGAAAGAAGGCATATATAACATGTTGAGTTATTATATTCCGGATATACAAGGTGTAGAAAGTATTCAATAG